A region of Toxorhynchites rutilus septentrionalis strain SRP chromosome 1, ASM2978413v1, whole genome shotgun sequence DNA encodes the following proteins:
- the LOC129780404 gene encoding uncharacterized protein LOC129780404, which produces MSTSRKYKALIRSRDCVINFVERMDHFLKTTQEFDEQAVKIRLEKLDQKYQEFEDLQSDIEGMEDNEESLLDYQQSRADFEDKYFEVRAGLARKLTTEHATPNTATTHTNNVPHVHASVRLPQINLPEFDGNFQNWLPFHDTYVALIDSSVELTDIQKFHYLRASLKGDALKMIDSYAMSEANYRVAWDSLVDRFSNKYLLKKRHLNALFEYPRIRRESATGLHELIDCFERNTKILDQLGEKTNVWGAMLVHLMVSKLDEVIQKRWEENVTPDREPSYASLVEFLKRQTRVLDAVSVDQQMFSTSSSSSSGSKFRPTKVSVNSATENSLPSCFACSEKHWITRCPTFASLPVDKRLQLTNSKRLCSNCLGRNHLARDCPSKFRCKTCSKKHHSLLHPGFPGSGSSSAPIPTPANDNGNTSAPSISGGASNSGQLVSSSVASVSTNMAMGQPRSHSFLLTVLLNVKDVWGRAHHARALLDSGSQVNLMSENLCKLLQLSRRDRKVEITGIGRSRSRTAFEVSTTVSSRVQNFSTSLDFLVLGQVTDDQPSVSLPQTQRKIPPDMVLADPEFNISGPIDLVLGAQYFYDFHVRDGGRLQIRKVDDTLPVFVNTVFGWVAAGEAKRMDESTRVSCHVAKVESLDKAIEKFWTVEELTIKTPRSQEEEDCETHFVNTFTRDDTGRYIVRYPKRMNFSSMVGESKQTALRRFLQTEKRLERDPNLRSQYVDFMKEYIKLGHMKYIGEADDSRLDKDKTVCYLPHHPVFKESSSTTKVRVVFDGSAKTSTNHSLNEALLTGPTIQDELLDLMLRFRKHLIALVADVTKMYRQILIHVDDIPLQRILWRCDPSEPIQVYELLTVTYGLSPSSFLATRVLKQLALDSAQKYELAARTVQEDFYMDDFLSGANTVEEAIKLQKEVQSLLAEGGLKLRKWSSNCPEVLENLPIGALGGETMLHFEADQKIKTLGVGWETGSDQLCIEVQPSTNEGIWTKRKIFSAIAKLYDPLGLVSPVVAWAKIKMQQLWLSTFDWDDPISDDIARKWEEFAAQLTLLKGYKVPRFVFLADSISTQFHIFTDASEVGYGACLYTRSTGKEGQIKTELVAAKSRVAPLKRLSLPRLELCAALLGAKLYAKVSAALRMEGIPCWFWSDSTVTLHWIQAPPNTWQTFVGNRTSEIQQLTHGHSWNHVKGTENPADHVSRGMLPQEFVSNTIWRHGPSWLAKSDEYGPKHITGTPPEDLLERRKTVLVIHQPQEHSFLFYRYSSFWRLVRIIALVLRFLNRCRRKPNPYPHQLASVGELEHAKETLTKIAQQEMFTGEFKELVKTRSVSNKSSLRLLGPFLDEKGIIRLGGRLEHSSENYQTKHPMILPKIHPLTRLITKHYHELCMHSGPRMTLATMRQEFWPVNGKAIVNIVCRKCPQCFRQNPVPVTQPVGQLPQPRTAPCRAFYCGPVYTKPAHRRAAPRKAYIAVFVCFASKAVHLELVCDLSTEAFIAALRRFIAHHGMPTEIHSDNGTNFQGANNTLAELYRLFKNKRTREAIVSECSKHRIQWHFIPPRAPSFGGLWEAAVKSAKTSLVKTLGNTQLSFEEYATVLAQIEANMNSRPLTSLSSDPTELDVLTPGHFLIGSPLISLPDPDYTHVPTNRLNHYQQLQKLIQQHWDRWRREYLTELNHQREKSSLSMDIRVGQTVLVQEDGKSFVSWPLARIEQIHPGADGVVRVATLRTASGTYKRPISRFFPLPYDNEPNDTLGTQIAKKGED; this is translated from the coding sequence ATGTCAACGTCGAGGAAGTACAAGGCCTTGATACGCAGCAGGGACTGCGTCATCAACTTCGTGGAACGGATGGACCACTTCCTGAAAACAACACAAGAATTCGATGAACAAGCGGTCAAGATTCGTTTGGAGAAGCTCGATCAAAAATATCAGGAGTTCGAGGATCTCCAGAGCGATATCGAAGGCATGGAGGACAACGAAGAAAGCTTACTGGATTACCAGCAGTCGAGGGCCGATTTCGAGGATAAATATTTCGAGGTAAGGGCAGGGTTGGCGAGAAAATTAACTACAGAACATGCGACACCAAATACTGCGACTACACACACAAACAACGTCCCTCATGTACATGCTTCCGTGCGACTTCCTCAAATAAACCTACCAGAGTTTGATGGCAATTTCCAAAATTGGCTTCCGTTTCACGACACTTACGTGGCTTTAATCGACTCCTCGGTGGAACTAACCGACATACAAAAGTTCCATTATTTGCGTGCTTCTCTGAAGGGCGATGCTTTGAAGATGATCGATTCTTATGCGATGAGTGAGGCTAATTACAGGGTGGCTTGGGATAGTCTGGTTGATCGGTTCTCCAATAAATACCTCCTCAAGAAACGTCATTTGAACGCCTTGTTCGAATATCCTAGAATCAGGAGGGAATCAGCGACTGGCCTGCATGAACTCATCGACTGTTTCGAACGTAACACGAAGATCCTGGATCAACTAGGGGAGAAGACGAATGTATGGGGAGCGATGCTGGTGCATCTAATGGTCTCGAAGCTGGACGAGGTCATTCAGAAGCGTTGGGAGGAAAATGTCACACCGGATAGAGAACCGTCGTACGCTTCATTGGTCGAATTCCTCAAAAGGCAAACTCGGGTGCTGGATGCTGTCTCTGTCGATCAGCAGATGTTCTCCACGTCTTCGTCGTCATCCAGTGGTAGCAAATTCCGTCCAACTAAAGTTTCAGTTAACTCGGCGACTGAGAACTCGCTCCCAAGCTGCTTCGCCTGCAGTGAGAAGCATTGGATTACTCGGTGCCCAACTTTCGCTAGTCTTCCGGTGGATAAACGGCTGCAGCTTACAAACTCCAAGCGGCTCTGCAGCAACTGCCTGGGTCGGAATCATTTAGCGAGAGATTGTCCATCTAAATTCCGATGCAAAACGTGCTCCAAAAAACACCATTCGTTGCTGCATCCTGGTTTCCCTGGTTCTGGATCTAGTTCTGCTCCTATCCCCACTCCAGCGAATGACAACGGTAACACTTCTGCTCCATCAATTTCCGGCGGCGCTTCGAACTCTGGTCAATTGGTTTCTAGTTCGGTAGCATCAGTTTCAACCAACATGGCGATGGGGCAGCCAAGGTCACACTCATTTCTACTCACGGTTTTGCTAAACGTGAAGGACGTATGGGGAAGGGCCCACCACGCAAGGGCACTTTTGGATTCTGGTTCCCAAGTCAACCTGATGTCGGAAAATCTCTGCAAGCTGCTTCAATTATCACGGCGGGATAGGAAGGTGGAAATAACTGGAATAGGACGATCACGAAGCCGCACGGCTTTCGAAGTTTCCACCACAGTTTCTTCTCGGGTGCAGAATTTCTCGACGTCATTGGACTTTCTGGTTCTGGGGCAGGTCACCGACGACCAGCCATCTGTCTCGCTTCCACAAACGCAACGGAAAATTCCACCCGATATGGTTCTAGCCGATCCTGAATTCAACATCTCTGGTCCGATCGATTTGGTATTGGGTGCACAGTACTTTTACGATTTCCATGTACGCGATGGTGGCCGGTTGCAAATTCGCAAGGTCGACGATACGCTTCCAGTATTTGTCAATACGGTGTTCGGATGGGTGGCAGCCGGCGAAGCAAAACGCATGGATGAATCAACACGGGTCAGCTGTCACGTTGCCAAGGTAGAATCTCTGGACAAGGCAATCGAAAAATTCTGGACGGTTGAAGAGTTGACGATCAAAACGCCACGGTCACAGGAAGAGGAGGACTGCGAGACGCACTTCGTGAACACATTCACACGCGATGACACCGGCAGATATATCGTGCGATATCCCAAACGCATGAACTTCAGCAGCATGGTTGGCGAATCGAAGCAGACGGCTCTGCGACGATTTCTTCAGACAGAGAAACGATTGGAACGAGACCCAAACCTACGATCGCAGTACGTGGATTTCATGAAGGAGTACATCAAGCTGGGCCACATGAAATACATCGGTGAAGCAGACGATTCTCGCTTGGATAAAGATAAAACGGTCTGCTACCTTCCCCACCACCCGGTATTTAAGGAATCTAGTTCCACCACAAAGGTACGGGTAGTCTTCGATGGATCGGCGAAAACGTCCACAAATCATTCGCTGAACGAAGCTCTACTCACCGGCCCTACGATTCAGGATGAACTCTTGGATCTGATGCTCCGCTTCCGGAAACATCTTATCGCTTTGGTCGCTGATGTCACGAAAATGTACCGGCAAATCTTAATCCACGTCGACGACATTCCCCTTCAACGAATCCTGTGGCGATGTGATCCATCAGAACCAATTCAGGTGTACGAGCTGCTAACCGTCACGTACGGCTTGTCCCCATCGTCATTTCTCGCCACACGTGTGCTGAAGCAACTGGCTTTGGATTCCGCTCAGAAGTACGAACTTGCAGCACGGACCGTGCAAGaagatttttacatggatgactTTCTCTCTGGAGCAAACACAGTAGAAGAAGCCATAAAACTGCAGAAGGAAGTCCAATCACTACTGGCCGAAGGGGGCCTCAAGCTGCGTAAATGGAGCTCCAATTGTCCAGAAGTCCTGGAGAACTTACCCATCGGAGCGCTTGGAGGAGAAACAATGCTGCACTTCGAAGCGGACCAGAAAATTAAAACGCTAGGAGTGGGGTGGGAAACCGGATCAGACCAGCTTTGCATCGAAGTACAACCATCTACGAACGAAGGCATTTGGACAAAACGCAAAATTTTCTCGGCAATTGCGAAACTCTACGACCCACTCGGATTGGTCTCACCGGTTGTGGCATGGGCCAAGATAAAGATGCAACAACTTTGGCTGTCAACTTTTGACTGGGATGATCCTATATCTGACGATATCGCCCGGAAATGGGAGGAATTCGCGGCCCAATTGACCCTTCTGAAAGGCTACAAGGTTCCTCGGTTCGTCTTTCTGGCCGATTCGATCTCCACACAATTTCACATCTTCACCGATGCGTCCGAAGTTGGGTATGGTGCCTGCCTTTACACACGTTCAACCGGCAAGGAAGGTCAAATTAAAACCGAGCTCGTCGCGGCAAAATCACGGGTTGCCCCTCTCAAACGGCTTAGTCTGCCGCGGCTCGAGCTCTGTGCTGCACTTTTGGGGGCGAAACTATACGCCAAGGTTTCAGCAGCGCTGCGGATGGAGGGTATTCCTTGCTGGTTCTGGTCGGACTCAACGGTCACACTCCACTGGATACAGGCACCACCCAATACTTGGCAAACGTTTGTTGGGAACCGAACGTCTGAAATTCAACAGCTAACTCACGGCCATAGCTGGAATCACGTGAAGGGAACAGAAAACCCGGCGGACCACGTTTCTCGCGGAATGCTTCCCCAGGAATTCGTATCAAACACCATCTGGCGACACGGTCCTTCCTGGCTAGCGAAATCGGATGAATATGGGCCTAAACACATAACTGGTACTCCACCGGAAGATCTACTAGAACGGCGAAAAACGGTACTTGTGATACATCAACCACAGGAGCATTCTTTCCTATTTTACCGGTACTCATCCTTCTGGCGTTTGGTTCGGATCATCGCTTTAGTTCTTCGTTTTCTGAATCGTTGTCGTCGCAAACCTAACCCCTATCCTCACCAACTCGCATCAGTCGGGGAGCTAGAGCACGCCAAAGAAACGCTTACGAAGATTGCACAGCAGGAGATGTTCACTGGAGAGTTTAAGGAGCTCGTTAAAACTCGATCCGTTTCCAACAAATCATCGTTGAGGTTACTTGGTCCATTCCTCGACGAAAAAGGTATCATCCGACTCGGTGGCAGACTTGAACACTCTTCAGAGAACTATCAGACCAAGCACCCTATGATCCTACCTAAAATACACCCACTCACACGCCTTATCACCAAACACTATCACGAACTCTGCATGCACTCTGGTCCTCGCATGACTTTAGCCACGATGAGGCAAGAATTCTGGCCGGTGAACGGTAAAGCCATCGTCAATATTGTGTGTCGCAAGTGTCCGCAATGCTTCCGCCAAAACCCTGTCCCTGTCACGCAACCCGTTGGTCAACTACCGCAGCCTCGTACAGCACCTTGCAGAGCCTTCTACTGTGGACCCGTGTACACGAAACCAGCGCACCGACGAGCAGCACCACGAAAGGCATACATCGCCGTGTTCGTCTGCTTTGCATCCAAGGCTGTACATCTCGAACTGGTCTGTGATCTGTCCACGGAAGCCTTCATCGCAGCTCTACGTCGCTTCATCGCTCATCACGGAATGCCAACTGAGATTCACTCGGACAACGGTACGAATTTCCAAGGGGCAAACAACACACTCGCCGAACTGTACCGTCTCTTCAAAAATAAACGCACCCGGGAAGCAATTGTCAGCGAATGCAGCAAACATCGGATCCAGTGGCACTTTATACCGCCGAGAGCACCGTCCTTTGGTGGCCTATGGGAGGCTGCTGTAAAATCTGCGAAGACATCTCTGGTGAAAACACTCGGCAACACCCAGCTTTCCTTTGAAGAATATGCGACTGTGCTGGCCCAGATTGAAGCGAATATGAACAGCCGACCTCTGACGTCCCTATCAAGCGATCCAACAGAGCTGGATGTCCTCACTCCCGGGCACTTTCTCATCGGGTCGCCGCTTATCAGCCTGCCGGATCCGGACTACACCCACGTACCAACCAACCGACTCAATCACTATCAGCAGCTGCAGAAACTCATCCAACAACACTGGGACCGATGGAGGAGGGAATATCTGACCGAATTGAACCACCAGCGGGAGAAATCCTCACTTTCGATGGATATCCGAGTCGGACAAACGGTCCTAGTCCAGGAAGACGGAAAATCGTTCGTTTCTTGGCCACTTGCACGCATCGAACAAATTCATCCCGGAGCAGACGGAGTGGTACGAGTCGCGACATTGAGAACTGCCAGTGGAACCTACAAGCGTCCTATTTCGCGATTTTTTCCACTTCCTTATGACAACGAACCGAACGACACTCTAGGAACACAAATAGCTAAAAAGGGAGAAGATTAG